A single Anopheles maculipalpis chromosome 3RL, idAnoMacuDA_375_x, whole genome shotgun sequence DNA region contains:
- the LOC126561012 gene encoding uncharacterized protein LOC126561012 → MRATVIFGSTQFRNPFEAVQGCLQYDTVPGYNDTLEYFATDNFKHVGRTHNSKYIRVGMVGPTDGIIRFGKSRFPYGDSVSEICLSGWSNQKTEVNRHTRTSDSEYVNTPLKIQRTPNVLSKTRPMMFRLEVFDNGNVQLTKDGEKRPFLEFNDNHSKLDLDYIAFTKWNHDLFYYYDCPLNIDSPDIDDTVLLRCNLA, encoded by the exons ATGCGGGCAACGGTTATATTTGGCTCTACCCAATTCCGTAACCCATTCGAAG CGGTACAGGGATGTCTACAATATGATACGGTGCCTGGCTACAACGACACATTGGAGTATTTTGCGACGGACAACTTCAAACACGTTGGCCGCACACACAACTCCAAGTATATTCGCGTAGGTATGGTGGGACCGACCGATGGCATCATACGCTTCGGAAAGTCTCGTTTTCCCTACGGAGATAGCGTGTCCGAAATTT GTCTTTCCGGATGGTCGAATCAAAAGACGGAAGTAAATCGTCACACGCGTACCAGCGACAGTGAGTACGTCAACACACCCTTAAAGATCCAGCGAACACCAAACGTACTGTCTAAAACGCGTCCGATGATGTTCCGGCTGGAGGTGTTTGATAATGGAAATGTGCAGCTTACGAAGGATGGCGAGAAGAGACCCTTTTTGGAGTTTAACGATAACCATAGCAAGTTGGATTTGGACTATATAGCGTTTACAAAGTGGAATCATGACCTTTTCTATTACTATGACTGTCCCTTAAACATTGATTCGCCTGATATTGACGATACGGTGTTGCTTAGGTGTAATTTGGCTTAA